DNA sequence from the Mangifera indica cultivar Alphonso chromosome 18, CATAS_Mindica_2.1, whole genome shotgun sequence genome:
TCACTTGGCCCTAATGGAGCCGATTTTTAGGGTTCCTGTGTTGCACGGAGCAACAAATTATGGTGTGCCCGTCCTCGGTGGAGTTGGATATGGGATGATCCAAACTACTGGAAATATCTGTGGATCGGGTCATCATAACCCGTATTTCACAGCTAGCCTGAGCTTTGCTGAGACCTCCAATGAGCTCTCTTCAATACCAAAGATTCAGCCTCAGTGGGCTTTGGCCTCTGAACTCTTTGATATTTGCCCCATGGTATAATTTCCCGTTTGGTTcttgtaaaaaaattacataaaaagttttttttaaccTCAACTAGGTCTTTCGTGGAGTTTAgtctttttttgatttttttttcttcgatTTAAATGATTTATATTGGATCTCACCTTAACTGGGCTTAAAACAAGTACATTTTTATGAATGCTTGTGTTAAGAAGAAGAGTTTGAGTTGAGATCTTCTGTACATAGTGCAGGATCTTCTATTCAAGAGGTGACTGAATGTAAAGTTTTTGCCCTATGTTtctgtttttctcttttccagCACTTTCTCTACTTGATTTATTCACTTTATCTAATCAACAATATcatgtatacacacttttaaatatataaataaataaatttacacaaataatgtatcatgcatatatccaataatatgtatcatttattgttattttatttttaattcaaaatcatccaacaCATCATTTGCGTAGAAGTGAGATCTTTATTCTTGCACGATGTTAGTTTGAGATCTTTTGTGCTTCCATGTGTAGAACGAAGGATACAATGGGATTCATGGGTTCAATCAGCAAAACAACATAAACTTCAATGGAGGGTTAAGTGCTTTTGGCGCTCGAGCAGAAAGAAGTGATTTTTATGCAAGTCATCACGATCTTCCTCCTCAGGTTAATGAATGAATCcttgaatatatattatgtttaaaagcTAAAACAATTTGCCTCCACATATGATTGATCTTTAGATTAACTTGTGTTAAATGGGGTTTTGATTGACAGTGTGTGGATGTGAAGACAATCCACAGAAATGGTAACTCAAGGGACAGAAACGTGTCAATGGAGTATGAATTTTTTCCTGATGGGAAAAGCACTTCCTCCAAGGAGACGATGGAATTGGTGTCAACAGAAGCTTCAGCTTTAGAAGTGGGTGATGAAGCTTCTTATTTAACTTCTACTGTTTATGGTGTTAATGCTTCTTCTAATTCTGTTGATTTGTCCCTCAAGCTTTCATATTAGATCCAATTAAGGATTTCTGTTGTATCAGATTAGTGAGGCTAATTATATATCTCGAACCAGAACCCAAATCTCAGTCTTTTGGCTTcctttttgttattaattacttaatatacTCACTATTCCATTGAAAATGCTTTGTCTTTggaaccaaaaaagaaaagattaaaaaaagttttatctgACAATATCATTTGGTTTTAGATAGCTACCTAGCTGCAGCAAAGCAAATGATCTGAAAAGCTAAGGAAATGCATaagttcataattttttttttactacagCCTTGAATTTATTAATGTAGTTGTTATAAATTCAATCACTATGCCGAGCTTATCTCTTTAGTGCAGTCATTACAAAAGAgttcataaatttgatattcTTCTGTGCCTTAATTGTGCatatacttatataatatttagctgaatagtttaaatatgaaaaaaatgaaggagAATACATGAACTTCTTATTAATTTGCAGGCCGAGGGAGCTAGCTATAGTTTTTAGTACAGTATATCTCAAATCCCTAGCTAGTTACTGGAAAATATGAAGAGGGGGTTTCCTTTATAGAGTCAGTTAACATCTTTCATGGCTTGAAAACGACAAATGAGCATCTCAGTATTCAGTATATGGGAGTCAAGCAAAAGCATTTAAGAAGTGCTTTTAAACGTGTGAATTAGGGTAACAAAAAGCAAGGACTGTAAGGAAAACTAGTAAGAAAGCATATAAACTTCCCATAACGacactatttttttattaaggagAAACCTCAATGAGCTGGATTGCCTTTTTGTGATCAAACTCGCTACACTAAATAGTTAAAATCCTGAATCTAATGATCTACGCTACAACACtgataagtcaaaaatttaatcttcaaAATGTTGCCATGGAGACTTGAAATGTCCCATATAAAATACCTTTCTCCACCTTGTGGCTAAGATCAATTGTGTAGACACTGCCTTATTTGATAAGTGAAAATGGCAGAAGGCTGCTTAATTTGCAGGCATAGCTAGAGGGCAGGCAGACAGCCATAGCCAAAACAACAGTGCAGTACAAATCTGTAATAAGTCTAAATATAGATTCAGGTAGAGATCAGTGGGAGTCTGTGTTAGTTTCAGTACAAGTAAAGGGCTATGTGGAAGCCTTTTTCTAACTCCCCTTTTGATTGATTGGATGCTCAGTCATCAGCTTGTCTTCTTTATTCTCAGCTTTTTCTTCTACTGAAATGAACAGACTCCCAGTGATCTCCgcatatataaatagtttagtgatatatatatatagagtttaaTTCTTCTAACCCCTTAAACACTCGTCTGATTATGAATCTTCTGTATCCCTTGAGAACAACACTCTTTGGAACTCTTAGTGCCTCCAGAAAAGGGTTTCTGCAAAGAAAGCCCCATGAAAGATGGCTCaaaaaaaatgatgcaaaaataGACGTGAACGGCAGGATTCGAACCTGCGCGGGCAGAGCCCACATGATTTCTAGTCATGCCCGATAACCACTCCGGCACGTCCACAAGATCGTGGCAGactccaaaatttttataatttaaatatgttattatgtctGCCcctttaaaaatagttttttccaTCAGACGTAcacataatttttgaaattatataaacccCCTGGATGGTagattttcatttaaaaaattccCCTATTTAATATTTGTCAAGAATTACGGATACTTTGCATTTGAAACCGTTTTACTTAATTTTCACcattctaataaaataatttaaccaggctattcaattttatttctgaaaccattttctttccatttaaATACTACCTTTCGCTTCCCACAAATCTAATAACTAGAAAATGAAACTAGGGTTTGATTTGAACTAAACCGAGTTTGAATAGGGTAAAACTTGTTTTAAAGGGAGCTCAGCTTAGGCTCGGCTTAAGCTCATCAAGCCTGAAGCATAACTCGCTCATTTTCAATTCACTTTGTGAATCAAAAGTTTGTGTTCACCTCACATAAGACTTGGGTTCATGTAAAAGAGTCAACACTAACTCGAGCTCATCAAACTTATTCGCTTGAATTTGGTTTCCTTGTGACTTGTGTggtatcatttaaaatttttttaatatattttagcttaGGTTCAAGTTGTAGTTATGTCAAGCTTGGGTTTAAGTTCATTCGAATAAAGCTCGTAATGAGACCTAACACACTCAtttcgaattcaaccctaaatGAAACTattgtgaaattttatttcctcaatataaagttttattaatcttGTATTAGCATACTAgcaaaaattaaacaagtaacaacaaaactatgtgcactcagtttgagtatttaattatacTCAGACAATGTGTTAtgtaattcaataattttaaattaaagataaactaatattcaatcatataatgacaaatcattTGAATAACTGATTGGGTATTCAAATATGAGGGATCTCATTTGTATATACATTGTTTCATATACATGACATATCAACCATAAGGGGTTTTCAAGAACTTATATCTAAAAGTTGTTTTGTCTTTCATAGTGTAGATAAGGTACGCTCCAAATCTCAAATGCAAGGTTGAACCTTGAAATTCACACAAAGTAAGAATGAAAGGAGGTCGTTTTACACACTCACTAACTATTACAATGTGatgtacaaataaatatgtCTGATGCAAGTATACGTAATATGTTACGAGAAAAGTAGTGAAATCGTGAAATCACCTTTGCATGTGTAGATGTCTGTATGACACATCAACCATACATGCTTATACATTATCCTtatccatatctcgtaaaatccATAATATATCCAAATTTTGGGACGAATAAGTATATAATGCACATACCATGCTcataatatatttgttattctttcttctgttttgtAATATTACAGTCTAAACCATACCATTCCACTACCCTGTCTTTTATTCTTGTAGTAAAATGATAAGAGCTGCCCTGATCTGCCACCACAACCACAATGTTAACAAATAACATGTGAAAATGGCCCAtctactttaattttattattacaaagtataatattaagagtaatattatacgtatatacttttaaatatataaataagtatacatataatgtatcattatgtgattgaatattaatttaatttttttaattatttaataataaatgtcTAATATATGCgtatttaggtatttaaagCGGAGACATAATATTTTCATAAGATTTCATAATAGGAGTTTGTTTGGGCCCAATTCGGCCCAACACTGACCTCCACTCTCCTCCGCCTGAACCCCACGACTAGCactcttaattatcaattcGAAAAAAATATTCACCGTTTCCTTTCATTACAGATCGTTTTCCTGAAGCCAACAcaaacacaacacaacacaataCACACAAACGCAAACGCTACCCAAAGAATATAATGAATCCTCTGCAAACCCCACCTGATTCTGATCACCCCCACCTCCCCACCATCAGGATCCATCACCCCGCCGCCACTACAGCCGCCTCCTCCGGCGTCGCCGCCACCCCTACACCCACCTCCCTCGCCCGCCGCAAGATCGGCGTGGCCGTCGACCTCTCCGACGAGTCCGCCTTCGCCGTCCGATGGGCTGTTGACAACTACCTCCGTCCCGGTGACGGAGTTGTTCTAGTCCACGTTTCTCCTACTTCCGTACTCTACGGTGCCGATTGGGGCCCACTCCCGCATCATCAGGAGAACACTGAGGAGAATGCTCATGGCAGTAATAACAGTAACAAAGAGCATAAACAGCAGGAGATGGAAGATGATTTCGACAACTTTACGGCGACGAAGGCTGCTGATCTGGCCAGGCCGCTGAAGGAGGCGGGGTTCCCGTACAAGATACACATAGTGAAGGATCATGACATGAGGGAGAGGCTGTGCTTGGAGATAGAGAGGTTGGGTTTGAGTGCAGTGGTAATGGGGAGTAGAGGGTTTGGAGCTGAGAGGAGAGGAGGTGATGGGAAGTTGGGGAGTGTGAGTGATTATTGTGTGCACCATTGTGTGTGTCCTGTGGTGGTTGTTAGATATCCTGAGGATAAGGACGGCGGCGAGCCAGTGGTCAATGTTAAGGTACCAGAGGAGATGGAGGAGGACCGAGAAGTCGAGGAGCTTAAAGGttatattttttcacaaaaagaagtagcttaatatatttttttaattggtttttgTATGTATTGTTCGATTTCTGAATTGTTGAATGATGGGTTCTTTTGCTTGATGGagattatgtgaagcttgttgGTGATTTTATTGTAAAGGGTGGAGTTCTTTTatggaaattaaatatttttggtatCGATTTATGAATTAAGTATTGCCGGAAAAATAAGTAGTTGTTGGCCTTATGGTTGTCTTTAAGTGAAATATACCTCTACGACATCGGGTTGTGTTTGTATCTCTGagaattaatgattttattaggGTATTCGGcaagaataaaactatgtgtatatatttgaatatacagatgatgtatcatcatgtgatttgacaattttgaattaaagatatagTAAcgctcaattacatgatgacacattatctgtgtaCCCAATTGTTTACTCAAAAGTGtgtgcacataacattattatttgGGCAAAGGTTTTGGTTGTTGCAGGAAATTTATTGACTACATGATAGGTAGATGGATTGTAAATGAGGTGGGTATTAATTAGTAAAGCAACATCAAATACTTTGATACAGTGAAGTTGATTTATTACGTAGAAACAATTTAATGGGACAACACTCCCTGTGGGTAGATAAACACGTTTTCATTGAATTGAAGAAGTTGGTCTTGTTTTTTGTGAAGTTATTAGTGTTAATATTGcaattttagttcttttttgTGGCGTTTATAAATCTATATTACATCATTGGTTGGTTGTTTGGGAAGTTTTTGTTTCGATTTCTGATTGAGACATTCTTAGAATTACCACCCTTTAGCTGCTTTTAgactttttcaatttgttttgaTGTGGGAAAACATAAGAATAAAAAGATTAGACTTCTTTTCTATAGCGCTTAATAAATAGATCTAGTTCATATGTTTATTTGTTTCTCAGATGTATATTTTGAAATCTTATTCTACACGGACCTTTTGAGATTTAtgattaattagataatttctTTGCATAGCTTAAACATGTATTAGAGGATCATATTTCCCTTTTCATTGATAGATGGAAGTGTCTAAGAGCATTAAACTCTTTCCCCTGAAGTTCTCTGAAATTAAAATCGTTACCCTTTGGGTTTCTGTTAGTACCTGTGCATGCAGGTAGCCTGATAATTATGTAATCTTTTAAATGGCAGCatgtttgttattttttgggttttctttttttaaaaataaaaaaggggatGCATGATACTACTGAATAGGGACTTTTGAGATGTATTCTGCACCCACAAACTGAAGTAGACTTGTGTAAAAGTTGTATATATGACTCATTCCTGTGAGGCTTTAGCTACAATACGTGGTGTTTGATATTCATCGTTGACTTACCTGATTgttgtatatttataaaataatatgctgCGAGTTAGGGCAAGCTTCAACTTGGTGTATTATGAAAGCAAATTCTTGCAAATTGAAATTCTTTGATCAGCAGGTCTTTAATGTGACATTTGATGTTTATGTAGTTTGGCTTCAGGCTGGATTCAAACCAagcaagcttgagcttgattGTTAGCTCAGTTTGAAATGAGCTCCTCTTAGGTGAGCTCAAGCCTAGGAGTTATAGTACTGtggagctcgagcttgagcctGGGGAAGCTTAATTTGAAACAGGCAAAATGACACTGTTTTAACCAATACACATCAAAATGGTGTCATTTTGACTGCCTTTTGTATTGAGCTTGAGTTCGGTTCCCCTCAAGTTGAGTCGAACTCGAGCTTGGTTTGTGGGGAGCTCGTGGACTCCCTCAAGCCGAGTCAGACTTGAGTTGACCCAAGCTTGAGCTCCGATCtacttgaatccaaccctagtttgGCTACAATTTTTGGACTCGTTGGCAGGGTAGACCTTTCAGTGCTTAcctaattgtttttttcttttatgtggGCTTTTGTAGCTAGGGCCACAGTGCTGTGTAGTCCTACCTAATGAAATGGCTAGAAAATCTATTAGGAGAGAGTAAGAAACCTTGGATGTGAAAAAGACTAATCCAAAGTTGGTGTGATAAGAATTGTTTATTTTGGCTGTTTAAATGTCTATTAATCAGGATAAAACCATTGAAGTAAAGAGTTCTAGGCGCTTTCTACTTCTCACCAAATCATTTTCTGGAACTCCTTTCAAAAGCATTTGTTTGATTACAAATAGTTAAAAGTAGGCAGGATTTGAGTGAAAATTTTAGCACTAAATGCATTATGTTAAAATGGTTAAATGTGATCTTCCTTGTTTGAATTGAGGAATAATTTGTATGAACCACCCTGGTTATCTTGCCTAAAGTACAGTTTTTCCCCAAAAAAGATGAATGTAAATTGGGTGATTTAAGTAGACAAAAAGATTTTCTGCAATGTCATGCAAATGAATTAAAGTTAGTATTTTCCTTCATTAATTAGGGATGTGGTGATTTTGTTGCCTTATCATTTTCGGTAATACACTTTATACATATTCAGTGCTCACTGGTTCCTCATTAAATCCACTTTGTTAAAAGAATGTTCAAAACATGTGGCTGATATGGAGTTTGAAAGTATGAGTTTATTTTATGAGTGAAATGAAAGTCTGAATGCTAGTTTATCATGTTAATCATCACCATATAA
Encoded proteins:
- the LOC123202323 gene encoding universal stress protein PHOS32-like, translated to MNPLQTPPDSDHPHLPTIRIHHPAATTAASSGVAATPTPTSLARRKIGVAVDLSDESAFAVRWAVDNYLRPGDGVVLVHVSPTSVLYGADWGPLPHHQENTEENAHGSNNSNKEHKQQEMEDDFDNFTATKAADLARPLKEAGFPYKIHIVKDHDMRERLCLEIERLGLSAVVMGSRGFGAERRGGDGKLGSVSDYCVHHCVCPVVVVRYPEDKDGGEPVVNVKVPEEMEEDREVEELKDA